In the Thermodesulfobacteriota bacterium genome, one interval contains:
- a CDS encoding DUF2283 domain-containing protein, giving the protein MKVFYDPITDTLTVIFKEESTVAESDEDKPGVILDYDHEGDLVSLEILDASKRVTQTRKIEFEAMEISTSG; this is encoded by the coding sequence ATGAAAGTTTTCTATGATCCAATAACGGACACACTTACAGTAATATTTAAAGAAGAAAGCACGGTCGCTGAAAGCGATGAGGATAAGCCGGGTGTGATCCTGGATTATGACCACGAAGGTGACCTCGTTTCACTTGAAATTCTGGATGCCTCAAAGCGAGTGACCCAGACGCGAAAAATAGAATTTGAGGCTATGGAGATATCCACTAGCGGCTGA